The Plasmodium sp. gorilla clade G2 genome assembly, chromosome: 6 genome has a segment encoding these proteins:
- a CDS encoding pyridoxal kinase: MKKENIISIQSQVFDGFCGNNIAAFVFRRRGHIPKILNTVQYYSKFKHSGVELNSQEVDVILSEYNKDQEFMSDSNIYFLTGYIKNAECVDMVTKNILELRKKRKIQNGKNNDNGKEYMNGHMDGHMDGYMDGYMNGYMNGHMDGYMNGQINDHMNGHMNGYMNGHMNGHMNGYMNGHMNGYINGHTNGPMNGHINGHTNGHINGHINGHTNGPMNGHTNEPTVEYPNRHINSNEHKSSNLIIAEGKLINEKDMHKNNLLTVSQRRKKDEELYSIENIINLNFLWICDPVMGDNGRLYVDERVVESYKKAIQYVDIITPNQYETELLCEIKINEEKDVIKCLNALLHKGVKLVIITSVNYNFDKDHLFLYVSFFNNKNKIVYFKYKILKIHFNCFGSGDLFSCLLLSFIVKQKGNILHIISKVLNILQNVIKNSLTGLELNIIENQDIIASDGLINDVLIKEEPVFF, translated from the exons atgaagaaggaaaatattatatctataCAATCACAAGTATTTGATGGATTTTGTGGGAATAATATAGCAGCATTTGTTTTTAGAAGAAGAGGACATATTCCTAAGATTTTAAACACAGTAcaatattattcaaaattCAAACATAGTGGTGTTGAATTAAATAGCCAAGAAGTAGATGTTATATTAagtgaatataataaagatcaAGAATTTATGAGTGatagtaatatttattttctcacAGGTTATATCAAAAATGCGGAATGTGTTGATATGGTTACCAAGAATATACTTGAATtaagaaagaaaagaaaaatacaaaatgggAAAAATAATGACAATGGGAAGGAGTATATGAATGGTCACATGGATGGACACATGGATGGTTACATGGATGGTTACATGAATGGTTACATGAATGGTCACATGGATGGTTACATGAATGGCCAAATAAATGATCACATGAATGGTCATATGAATGGTTACATGAATGGTCATATGAATGGTCATATGAATGGTTACATGAATGGTCATATGAATGGTTACATAAATGGGCACACCAATGGCCCCATGAATGGCCACATAAATGGGCACACCAATGGCCACATAAATGGCCACATAAATGGCCACACAAATGGCCCCATGAATGGACACACGAATGAACCTACCGTGGAGTATCCAAATAGACATATAAATTCAAATGAACATAAAAGTTCCAATCTAATTATTGCTGAAGGTAAactaataaatgaaaaagatatgCATAAGAACAATCTATTGACAGTTTCtcaaagaagaaaaaaagatgaagaaTTATATTCCATAGAgaacataataaatttaaattttctttGGATTTGTGATCCTGTTATGGGTGATAATGGAAGACTTTATGTTGATGAACGTGTTGTagaatcatataaaaaagcGATTCAATATGTTGATATTATTACACCTAATCAATATGAAACTGAATTATTatgtgaaataaaaataaatgaagaaaaagatgttataaaatgtttaaaTGCTTTATTACATAAAGGTGTCAAACTTGTTATCATAACGTctgtaaattataatttcgATAAagatcatttatttttatatgtttcattttttaataataaaaataaaatagtttattttaaatataaaattttaaaaatccATTTTAATTGTTTTGGAAGTGGTGACCTTTTTTCTTGTTtgttattatcttttatagTAAAGCAAAAAGGAAATATCCTTCACATAATATCCAAGGTTTTGAATATTCTACAA aatgTCATAAAAAATAGTCTGACTGGGTtggaattaaatataatag aAAATCAAGATATAATCGCAAGTGATGGTTTAATTAATGATGTTTTAATTAAAGAAGAGCCTGTATTTTTTTAG